A segment of the Lycium ferocissimum isolate CSIRO_LF1 chromosome 5, AGI_CSIRO_Lferr_CH_V1, whole genome shotgun sequence genome:
TCGGTAATCCTGGATTATGTGGAGGGCCATTGTCAAGCACATGTCCACCCTCGTCATCGCCATCGCCACCTCCTCATCCAGTTGCGAAGAAGAAAAAAGTCTCATTTCTTATCTATCTTGGCTATGCTATTCTCGGGCTGATTATCATATTTCTACTTGCATGGAAGCTTTTTAAGTGCATcaggaagaaaaagagaaagagtacTCCAAAGGGTCAGAGCAAGACTATTAGCTCAGCTAGTGAGTCAAAGGCTCCTGGAAATAGGTCAGAATATTCGATAACATCTCCTGAGAACTCAATAAATTCAGCATCATTTGAAATCCTTTCGAGTCCCCTGGCTAAtaaattgagatttgaggatTTGCTTCGAGCTCCAGCAGAATTGATTGGGAAAGGGAAACATGGAAGTGTTTACAAGGTCAAAATTGATGGAGTAACATTGGTAGTAAAGAGGATTAGGGGTTGGAATATTTCAAAAGATGATTTCAAGAAGAGGATGCGaagaatacatgaaatgaaGCATCCTCATGTGTTGCCCCTTGTTGCCTTCTATAGTTCCAAGCAAGAGAAGCTAACAGTTTACAAGTACCAGCAGAATGGCAGTGTCTTCAAGCTTCTCCATTGTAAGTTTATAATTTATGTCAAACTTATTTTTGCCCTCCAATAAATCAAACACTTCAAGCCCTATCAATGCAGATTAACCttaaattagttactattcatattACTGATCAATGTTAtactttttgggaaaatatttGTTTACACATCAAGGCATAGAACACAACTATCAAAATAACCAGATAATGAATTTGTATATCATGTCATACACAGAGAAAATGAATATGCAATGGTAAAGTTACTGGATAACTGTTCATTTCAGCATCTCAGGGCAGCCAAATTTTCGACTGGGCGAGCAGATTAGGAATTGCAGCCACTGTGGCAGAGGCATTAGCTTTCATGCATGAAGGCCTTCAGAACGACGATGTTCCTCATGGAAACTTGAAATCCACCAATATTTTGCTGAACGATGACATGGAAGCCAGTATCAGCGAGTATGGTCTAATGGCCAACCATCAAGACCAGCCCTTTATTGCTCAAAGTGATCATAGCATCAGAGAAGATGATTCTTTTGCAATTAGTGCACGTAACGCTTTCAAGATGGATGTTTATAGTTTTGGAGTGATACTTCTTGAATTGCTGACAGGGAAGCCTGTTCAGACCAGTGGATATGATTTGGCTAGGTGGGTAAATTCAGTGGTTAGAGAAGAATGGACTGGTGAAGTTTTTGACAAGGCCCTTATTACAGATGGTGCAAATGAAGAAAGAATGATCAATCTGTTACAAGTAGCTCTCAAATGCATCAATCCATCACCAGATGTAAGGCCTAACATGAAGGAAGTTGCTTTCATCATCAATTCTATCAAGGAAGATGAAGATAAATCCTTGTCCATAGTCAGCATTGAGGTCTAAATATTCAGACACATGCTCCAACCCAAAGGCCTGCATATAAAATTTCGTATTATGTTTTTCTTGTTTGAGGAAATCTCTATCATCTATCTGATGACATGAAACGATTAGGTTGAGCTGATAAATGATGAGGTCAATGAGTTTAATCTGGAGGTCCTTAGCGTTGAAACTCTCCTCATTTGTGTAGATTGCAttttcaattaaaatttatcaatCAAAGTTATAGAGGAAGTTCAATTTACAGAGTCTATTTGAATGATTTGTGGCTTTCTAGCAACTCACTTCCCAAATTAAAagctaaaattaatttaacaacaTCTAGTTATTTACATAATGTTTAACAGGTCTCCTGTAGAGGTACAcaatagatatttgtgtgaaaTGTGAGTCACTGTACATGGAATCTAAGCTAAGATTGGGAGCAAATATTTCCACAACTACTCAGCTCATAAGTCGGTATTTTGTTAATGCTTCTTCTAGTTCTAGATAACCTAATGACCTTCGAAAATATCCAGCAAGACTTTATTTTACCTAACTAGACCTTAAAATGGTTCTTGAGCTATCATCATTTGACCAAGAAACCTCTCCGGATTTTCTCTTGGGCAAGTAGAACAAAAAtgaagaagttttccaacaacTTTGTCGGTCAGGCTCTAATAAACATCACATAGATTAAGTACCACTTGCCCCACATGGTAAGTTAAAATCAACATCTTCAATGATTTTGTTGCTTAACAGATATGGCAAGCGTGTGGGAAC
Coding sequences within it:
- the LOC132058169 gene encoding probable inactive receptor kinase At2g26730, which codes for MILVTRWVILSMIFQMLLVLAGSETLEVRQALVKFMNKISLGNISKDVNFGWNLSSDPCTNKWEGITCDSGMQHVKNIVLDRKNLSGILDAAFVCEATSLAVLSLNKNEIIGTLPQEISNCRRLTHLYLRGNKFSSNLPSSLSQLNNLKRIVVSDNAFSGQLPDMSRISGLLTFLAEKNQLSGQIPEFDFSNLVEFNVSHNNLTGPVPDVKGHFSSSSFLGNPGLCGGPLSSTCPPSSSPSPPPHPVAKKKKVSFLIYLGYAILGLIIIFLLAWKLFKCIRKKKRKSTPKGQSKTISSASESKAPGNRSEYSITSPENSINSASFEILSSPLANKLRFEDLLRAPAELIGKGKHGSVYKVKIDGVTLVVKRIRGWNISKDDFKKRMRRIHEMKHPHVLPLVAFYSSKQEKLTVYKYQQNGSVFKLLHSSQGSQIFDWASRLGIAATVAEALAFMHEGLQNDDVPHGNLKSTNILLNDDMEASISEYGLMANHQDQPFIAQSDHSIREDDSFAISARNAFKMDVYSFGVILLELLTGKPVQTSGYDLARWVNSVVREEWTGEVFDKALITDGANEERMINLLQVALKCINPSPDVRPNMKEVAFIINSIKEDEDKSLSIVSIEV